In Syngnathus scovelli strain Florida chromosome 16, RoL_Ssco_1.2, whole genome shotgun sequence, the genomic stretch aataaaacattttaattgcAGTTTGTAATTTATATAAGTATATATATGCAaatgattcatttaaaaaatattacatGGCTCTACACTGCCCAAAACATTACAAATGAAATGTCAAAATATcccccattttatttatttatttttaaacacctcTCACTATATGTGCTCTTGTCAATTTCATTATAGATTGAAAGACAGAAAAGATTTATAGGGCACCAGCAAGAAAAACCCAAATAAAAAGCACCCCACTTTGCACTTGCATGCGTGTTTCAAACCAAATCAACTTGTCATACCGTCTAGAAAAGTGGTTGGCTGAATTAAGGACCCAAAGGTATTGTGGCACGATACAATATGAAGCATCTTttaggttcttttttttttttccccccagataAAACCAATGACAGTGTCAAAATAATACACACACACCATAATCAACTAAACAAAACGTTTTTCGTACTCGCTTGAATGACACCCTTGCCATGGTGATATTTTtatgtggaaaaacaaaatgactggAGTCAGCCAGTGTTGATAATGGGGAAAGAATCTCTCCCCGAAGAGGAAGATGCAGCGCAGAGATATGTGATAGATGCTAAACCTACTTTATGTACATGATATAAAGCATGAGCACAAATAAACTGAGGCTTCTACTTGTTTGGTCAAGATGTTCATGTAAACCATTTATACTTATTAATGGAATTCAGTGAAGGTTTGAATAAAAACTGCATGACCAAAATACTTTTTTGCACCACAACAAACCCAGGAAATTTGACAAGTCTAATAATTGGTTGCCCATCTTGCCAATGGTTGAAATACATTCACGCAGAAAATGACTTGTGTAGTTCCACCACTGTGTACTTCAGTGCACCCATTTTTCCTGTCCAAACACTGTCAAGAATTCATTTTGAAATGGTCGTGGCTCTGTTAACAGTATCTGAGGCAGTCACATTGGCTGAAATTGTTGGAACCGCAAATgggctggcaaaaaaaaaaaatgaacatagaTTCTGCTGCGGTTTGCtcacttttttttggtttgtaatGCTTtggcgccccctgctggacaTACCCGCACCTTGTGATTGGGCGTGccgcacttgacattttttcctTGCTGTATGTGGACTGACTTAGTTTACTGCATACTAACTCTCAGCGGAGTCAGAGTACCTACCGCGGTGATGTCTTTGCAGACATCAGCACCCGAATGCCACAACAGCAATTTATAGCTGTGAGGACATCTCTATTTATGGACTGTAACTATACACAGTCCCGTCATTATTATCTCATGACAGCAGCAGAACTATTTCTGCCGCTGCTTAAAAGCTACTTTCGGCGAAAATACGCTACACTGATTTacaagttgctttttttttttttctttttttttttctttggggaaAAAGTGCAAATGTAACAGTTCGACGGGAAAATGACGCATCTTAATCCTGTCTCGCACAAACGCTCACACCTCTTTTTGGACAAGCTGGAGAGGCTTTGGTGTCCATAGTAACGCTGCTCACAGGAGGACGCAGGGGCAGCCACCGCTCTGTTGTTTCCCAGCGTGATGAGTTGGAGGGGGAGGACACTCCATTTCCTGAAATCGTCTGGAAGAGAAATTGGAGTTTGTTTACCTTTTGCTCATGGAAAGTAGAAAGGGTTAaatccgtgcgtgtgtgtttacaaAAGAACCGAGCCATGAAATAAATACCTGACAATTCGCACGAGCTCCAAGAATGCTTCATCCACATTGTAGCGGTTCTTCGCTGAAGCCTCCATATAGGAGATATGATTTTCTCGGGCAAATGCCTGAGCATCCTCCCTGGAGATCTacgccaaaacaaaaacatacagtGGAATAAATGCGTcagaaatgacatttttaactGCAGCTTTAATAGTTTGCGTAAAATATACAACAACTACCGACGtagatttttaaaaattgtctaaaccTATATTTGCCTAAATTTGAAAGATGCACAAGGGTGTTAGTTAGTTACCACTCTGTGCTGCTCCAGATCTGCCTTGTTTCCAACCAAAAGCATGGGGAAGTCATCCCGATCCTTCACTCGAAGGATTTGAGTGTGAAATTTCTGGACCTCGTGGTAGCTGAGAGGACATAAACACATTTGACACCAGAACAAAACAAGTAGCTTATTTTAAAACAGAAACACAATGTCATAACATAGCATTTGATCTATAATGGTAAAAGACAGACCCTACTGAATTATAGTCAGTGATAAATatttctacaattttttttttcctcactaatATTATTCAAGcttttaatgctaaaatggcCTGACTATTATGAAGTTTCATAATTTGCAGCATGTTTTCTTGAGAGGctaatttcatttttgtatttataGGATGATtctcttattgcttaaaataatcaaatatgTTATTAGCTGGTGGTCTGTTTGCATAGCGTTCAGGCCATGTTTACGCTGATGAAGGAGGGACCAGCCTCTGCATAAGATCATCTGAACACATCATCGGCAAAGCAGGCTGCCTTGCGTGCAAGCTATGTCACTTACAAATTCAGGCCTTTAAGTCAGTTCAGATGAACTCATACTAAGCTTttataaaaaaatctatatataaaaaaaagacattgatcCAGAtgtgaagactttttttttacatgcagaTGTGCTGACCCTTTGCGCTAAGATGCCATTATAACAGCCCTTTCCATTAGGATAAAATGAATATTTCTCTATTGAGTCACTGTGGGCTTGACCACAAACCAACAAATTTGCTGGACACAATGCAGGACCATTTTAGGGAAATTAATTGGCtccagaggtaaaaaaaaaaaaaaaaaaacttgttcctTCTGGTACGTCCTTGCAGTGAAAGGAGAAGATACGTATCATGTATAGGTGCATTATATGTAAAGGTAAATGTAGCACAATGCTGAAAATAAGTTTTTGAAGGTGAAATACACACTTACCTCCCCCTGTCGTTGAGTGCAAAGACCAACAAGAAGCCTTCCCCTGAGCGCATGTACTGCTCCCTCATTGCCCCAAATTCCTCCTGACCTGCTGTATCCAAGActtacaaaaagaaaacataaatggattatTAGAAATATACATGATAGCCTACAAGTCACGTTTAAAATGTCAAAGTGACACATCATATACGCTACGTCACAAATACACAattcaaaaatatttcagtttaaAATTTGCATTCAGTCACCTCATTTTGAGTTTTCacttcaaacacacacaagcacagatGAATCATGCAAGCCCGGATTCCAACTAACGACCTACGAATTGAGACCAACATGCTAATAAGTCATCAGTGTGCACAAAAATTCAATATTGCAGCTTGAAGGTTAGCAATGGAACAAATGTAACAGCAGCGCGTGAGAGGAAACTAGCGTTAGGGAAGTTGGACTGACAGCCATTGACAAGTCTGTGTATTTCAGAATGGCCTTTGTGTGTCATTCTGTGTATGTTGATCCCACCCTTCGCATCAGCACTTTGGGCTGGGAATTTTATCCAGGGATTACACCGTCATTTCTGTACACTGTTTAACACAAATGCAGTAACTCACGAGCCAAGTGCAAGTCCTAACAAGGGAACAGCCACAGAGCAAACACTGCCTTTGTCATATCACGTCACATTACAACACACCCTGGGCTTTTAAACAAATCCACACCTCACACATCCTTCAGAAGTGTGACTAAGAGGGATATTACAAATCATGGGCAGTGCGGCTTCATCTTACTGTCCAGGCGGGTCTCCTTTCCATCCACAGTGCAAATTTTTGTGTAGGAGTCTTCGATGGTCGGGTCGTAGTCTGACACAAAGTAGGACTAGGGGGAAAGAGAAAACTTGTTATTAAATGCTCTTCCAACACCACCCAGGTCTCTGAGTTTCTTCACCCCAACAAGCCCACTTGTTGTCTCGGGTCAGCTGATCAACTGCTTTATTTGtgtatcccttttttttttattcctataGATTTTACTTCTACTTTTATGACTGATATTTGTGTCTTTTTTGCCCAAGTATTATTTACGTACTGCAGTATACTTGCATGTAAAGTTGGATTGAACTAAAGGTGGCAACTCATtcatggataaataaataatgcattttatttggcTTAATTCTACCTTAAGGTCAACTGTGCAAACGTGGTTTTAACAACGTGTACGTCATTTTGTGCAGGGTACAGTGCAATACGGTAAAGTAGTGTGCCACCAACAATGTCAAAGGAAAGCGAATATGGAGAAAATGTGCGGGGAGCAAAGAATACGCCACATAACCCCACATTAGCCACCCCCATTCACCATAAATGCCACCCCACATCCACGAGAGCTTTAATTAGACAGCAGCAGCGTGTATAAACTTAGATACAGGGCCATGCATGCTCTATGGGGGATGTTGGAAAAGATCCTACCTGAATGAACTGGATGGTTAGGGCGCTCTTCCCCACTCCTCCACCTCCCACCACCACCAGTTTGAATCTTTCCTCGTCTCCGctcatttttttcaaatacttgttcacaacagttagaaaaaaaaatctcaagggaaaccgcccgcccgccggctaCAAAGTTCAAAAGCAAACTCAAAGTCCAAATGAAATCTTTGCACGGCAGAGTAACGCGCGGGCGGTGGTAGCACAAATTCAAACTGCACTTGATaacgtcaaactcatttttacatTCACCTCCACCTGaaaacaggagaaaaaaaatccctagaATGGGAGCAATAAAAGATCACCACCACGCCGTTTCTGTAAAGTTCCGCTCTCGGGGAGCAGTTGTTTGGTCACTATCAAACTCGGCCTCACCGTAGCTTGCGAGGGCGGAACTGCTTCCTCTTTTCCTTCTGGAGAAAGTCACGCTAACACAGCACGACGCTATTGAGGCAAATTAGCATAGTCGTGCTAGTTCTCTCGGAAACAGCTCGAGATAACGGAGACAAGCCTTAAACACGCTCTCTTCTCGCCAACTCAATTTTGTCACCGAACAAATTCCACTTTAGTGTGTCAGATACCTTATATGGTCATTGGGAGGAACCGTGACGTCACGTTCGCAGGCGCGCGCAAGAGGTAAATGCAGCGCGTGCCCGCGTACCTAGAAAACCCAAATTAACTGTGCAATTATGCAGCATCATTTAGTTGGTAGTTTATTGGATTGAGAACATTGCAAAACACGCTaggttttgtgtatttattaacttttgttttgtgtatttattaACTTTCATCTTATGATTTCAAGTTATGTAAAGAGCTCCATTGTGTACTTGAATCTGGCTGTGGGTTGGGAAAACTATTCCCTGGGGCAAAAGCACACCTCATCATAAAGTTCATCCATCTGGGCTAACTTGAAGCAGCTTAGAACGTTATCGTTTATTTAGctgccacaatattaggtagaAAATATGGTAGTATATTTTGCAGTTCTTATAAATGCACTTTTTCTCATTGCTCTAGAAATAAATCAATTAATGAGAGAGATGTGGTTGAAATTCAATCTTTAATCATCAGTAAATACTGTACAATTGAGACCAAAGCGACAATGAATGAAAAATATCGCCATCTTACAAACAACAAGATgacagtggggggggggggggggggcaaaataaGCGGATAAGCAGAGAATCATTCTCTCATCCCAGCAATAAATAAACAAGTACCGATTGGTAAATAACCATTCCACTCAGCACCTGTATGGCAAAGCTGGCTGTCCCATCTTGACCGGGTGGGCAAAAACTCCCCCCAGTAGCACTCTTTCCCCCCAGTCCAGCAATTTGTTGAGTGTGCAGCTAAGCGGCGAAAGCAGGCCCTGCTCCTCCTTCACTTCAGTGGTGCTGCGTTTTTCCTGTGACGGGTTCTGCGTCTCCCCTGCATGCCTACTCGGCGTCTTTGCCTGCAATTTGtctgccctcttgtggacacCTCCTGACAAATCACTGCTCTTGGCTTGGCATGTCCCTAACGGGGTGAGCGAGAGACTGAGGCTTTTGCGTCTGTCAGAAAGAGAAGCGGAAACTGCTGGTGCTGATTTAATTGATACGCAAGAGCTCGGATTGGGTACCCCGAAAGGCGTCTGGATTTCTTGCTGATTACTATTACGAGTCCAAATCTGCTGGTTCCCGTTTGCGTCTGGATTTGAATGTCTCTGCTGGTAGAAATTCTCTCTGTGTGTTTGCATCTCTTCTGAAGATCCATCACTGGTAACGCCGGCCTGATTATTGGAATTTATGTGATTGTTACTATTGTCGATGTATGACAGGACGTTGTCCGGCCGCTGGCTCGGGATGTCATCACCAGAGGACTTCTGACGCAGGGTGCCCTGGAAGTGCTGCAGTTGACCCAGGAAGTTGAAATTGGGGGAAATGGAGGGTCGGCGCTCTTTCACAAACCTGCCGAGCGAGCGGACAGTCAAATATAGAAACGCATTTTAGAATTGGTCACCATTTactacaatgacagaaaaacagATGATAGTAAGCAGCCCAACCTGTAGGCGTGGTCCAGATCCATTCCCGAGCTATACATGATGTAGGCAACAGCCAGGGCTGGAGAGCGAGAGATTCCAGCTGCACAGTGAACCAGCACAGAAGCTCCTGAAGACATTGCCGCGTCTGCATAAAGGATAATTCAAAGTGACGTATTTGTGTCTGATCAAATGTTGTCTCAGCGGCAGGTCGTGTCCTGACCGATGAAGCGTAGTGCCTGAGGGATCCAGGGCAGCAGGTCATCCCATAGGGAGTCATCGATGGGGATGCGGAGGTATCTGGagcagggaaggaaggaaggtcgGGGGCTGCAGCGGCTCACGCTCAACACATAGGAGATCCCCAGAGAAGCCAGTCCATCCTGTTGACACAATTTCAACTTTCAACCTATTGCATGGCGCATGGTTGTGATGAGGTGCCTTGTTACCTGCGTCACATCGCGCTCTGCTCCCAGGTAGAGCCTCGGCAGGATGACGGACAGAGGAGGACGCTCTGTCTCTCCCTCCATGGACCAAACCATATCTACAACACAATAAAGAATATATTTGCTCATTGGTTCGGTTTGATAAATGCAAATCCATATCGATAGTTTGCACAACAGTATTTGCATCTAGTTCTTGTTTTTCTatatgcattttgtttttttgcaaagcATGATATGCATTTGAAAGCAGATGGACTTTTTTCACTCTTTATAGGTTGCGTTTTAATTTAGTTTGGGTTATTTCCTTGTTGTTGTAAGTTCTCCACAAACTGCAGGAATTGAAAAAACGTTCTTGCTGCAATTAGGCTTTTATTATTTGCATTGCGTtgcataggattttttttttcaataggataaatggattttgttttttaaaacgtTATCTACGGAGAACCTGCAACGAGATTATTTCACACAAGAAATTAGTCATGCAATTACTCACTGTGATGTCTTTCTTCTAAAACTGCGTTTTTTCCCCTCTGGTACAGTCGGCGTCAGTTGCAGGTCTGCAGATTCTTGTGGTCCACACCAACGACGTCCTGTTTTCTCTCGCTTCACCCGGAGACTGATTCTAAACGATGAGCTCATCCTCTTACCAACAATAAACCTCGAACGGTGATGTCACTATCAGCCAATCGGCTCCGTGCTGGACATCCACACGCGCAGACGCACAAGAgtgataccccccccccccgccctcccctcccctaaCAGGGATGCCTGCCGAGTGTAAAGTGGGCGGAGCGTGTCAGATTGTCAGTGCTGCCTCATCACCGACATCTCTATGCAAATGAGGGCGGCCAGCTGCATTTTTTACCATTGGGTCAATTCTATCCGAATGAGATGAGCACAGAAGTTGCACACATAGCTCGTTGCATTGAAGTGGTTTGTTGCGGCGCTCAGCAAGTGCGCACATGCactgctgcctgcctgcctggatgCTCGCTGCATGATGTCACATTGTGTGTCGCATTGTTTGTTTCGAAAACATCAAGTGAGGAAGGGAAAATCATCAATATTACCAATTAGAAAGACCTACAGAAAGGATGTTTTAAGTTGTAAATAGAAGATACGAGCCAAACATAACctcaatacatggaatacatgtTTTTTAGTCAGTGTTGCCAAATCTTATATATGGGTTGCCAGGTCTATGatatataatttttatttgatttactaATGCTGTTGAAATGAACTACTTTGCACAGGAGCGTAAtttggaataaaaaataaatgtcatggcgtaagagcaaaacaataaaacacggGAAGCGTCATGTCTGATATATGGCATAGTTTTACTTTCACATTTTTCATTACAGAGTAAATCTTATTTCTAACACAGGtattggacattttttttttaaacatcaatACATGAGGCTGCATTAGCTAGTGGATACTGcatagacaaacacacacacacaagatgacaaaaaaacaacaactgtatTGTGATTGTAATGTGCCAATGTCTCCGAAATGTCTcaaagatttatttttcttacCTGCTTCCAGCCTCACTCAATTTCTCACATAAACAGAGTCTCTTTTAGTTATGACGGACAACTCTAGTACTCTTctactgctgctttgtgcaagagGAAGCCCAAGAAAGAATATCAAAGCTGTGACTGTGTGAATATTAAAGTTTGCAAAGTGGCCCTGCTTCTTGAAAAAGTGCTCATGAGAAGATTCTGGATGTACATTGGAGCGGTACATCAAGTCAAAATTAGCACGCAGTGAGCATCATTAAGGACCGCTTTATCTGATAGCTTTTAGATATTATCCAAAGGTTTGGGattgatgaaagaaaaagaggctTGTCTCAAAAAGACAATTGGGCATCACTTCAAAAACAATCTTGAAGTTGGATCGCAGAGCAGTTCCACCTGGACAGAGAAGTCCTAACTGTCGGGACTCTGAAAACGTCGACCCTTACTTCACTATCATTTGTTACCGGGGAGGGGGCGGAGCTTGGGCTCGTTCATCTAAGCCAACCGCTCGATGGGAATGTCTAGGAAAGCAATCAAGTAACACGCTGCCGCATATTTACAGACACACC encodes the following:
- the rras gene encoding ras-related protein R-Ras; the encoded protein is MSGDEERFKLVVVGGGGVGKSALTIQFIQSYFVSDYDPTIEDSYTKICTVDGKETRLDILDTAGQEEFGAMREQYMRSGEGFLLVFALNDRGSYHEVQKFHTQILRVKDRDDFPMLLVGNKADLEQHRVISREDAQAFARENHISYMEASAKNRYNVDEAFLELVRIVRRFQEMECPPPPTHHAGKQQSGGCPCVLL
- the si:ch211-195b15.8 gene encoding uncharacterized protein si:ch211-195b15.8, giving the protein MVWSMEGETERPPLSVILPRLYLGAERDVTQDGLASLGISYVLSVSRCSPRPSFLPCSRYLRIPIDDSLWDDLLPWIPQALRFIDAAMSSGASVLVHCAAGISRSPALAVAYIMYSSGMDLDHAYRFVKERRPSISPNFNFLGQLQHFQGTLRQKSSGDDIPSQRPDNVLSYIDNSNNHINSNNQAGVTSDGSSEEMQTHRENFYQQRHSNPDANGNQQIWTRNSNQQEIQTPFGVPNPSSCVSIKSAPAVSASLSDRRKSLSLSLTPLGTCQAKSSDLSGGVHKRADKLQAKTPSRHAGETQNPSQEKRSTTEVKEEQGLLSPLSCTLNKLLDWGERVLLGGVFAHPVKMGQPALPYRC